The Flavobacterium sp. HJ-32-4 genome contains a region encoding:
- a CDS encoding type IX secretion system membrane protein PorP/SprF, whose protein sequence is MKKLYLAALAVLLGATGLYAQQDPHYTQYMYNMNVMNPAYAGSKDHLSMGLLYRKQWVNLDGAPETATFSGSLPVGRNVGLGLSVISDKIGPVEEQNAYGDFSYTLRLNGEHRLAFGLKAGATFQRIGLYSDINNGNLPDPSDDAFQENTNNVYLNIGGGLFYYTDHYYLAFSVPNMLKATQLDYNGRKFGSETRHFFLTGGYVFNLSSTVKFKPFAMWKGAFDAPTSVDVSTNFLFNEKFEIGATYRVDDSFGGLVNYAINPNIRIGYAYDHVISDIKTVTTSSHEIILLFDLDFPKKVSRSPRFF, encoded by the coding sequence ATGAAGAAACTATATTTGGCGGCGTTAGCCGTTTTGCTGGGTGCTACGGGTCTCTATGCGCAGCAGGATCCACACTATACGCAGTATATGTATAATATGAACGTTATGAACCCGGCGTATGCGGGCTCGAAAGACCATCTCTCGATGGGTCTTCTCTACCGCAAGCAGTGGGTTAATTTGGACGGTGCCCCTGAGACGGCTACCTTTTCAGGTTCGTTGCCTGTTGGCAGGAACGTAGGTTTGGGTCTTTCGGTGATATCGGATAAGATCGGTCCTGTAGAGGAGCAGAACGCCTATGGTGACTTCTCCTACACCCTTCGTTTGAACGGTGAGCACCGCCTGGCCTTTGGTCTGAAGGCGGGCGCTACCTTCCAGCGGATCGGTCTATACAGCGACATCAACAACGGGAACCTTCCCGACCCGAGCGATGACGCCTTCCAGGAGAACACCAACAATGTGTATTTGAACATCGGTGGGGGTTTGTTCTACTACACCGACCATTACTACCTGGCCTTTTCGGTACCGAACATGCTCAAGGCGACCCAACTGGACTACAACGGGCGGAAGTTCGGCAGCGAGACGCGGCACTTCTTCCTTACCGGAGGTTATGTCTTCAACCTGAGTTCGACGGTTAAGTTCAAGCCCTTTGCGATGTGGAAAGGTGCCTTTGATGCCCCTACGTCGGTGGATGTCTCGACCAACTTCCTCTTCAATGAGAAGTTTGAAATCGGTGCCACCTACCGTGTAGATGACAGCTTTGGTGGATTGGTGAACTATGCGATCAACCCGAACATCCGCATCGGTTATGCCTATGACCATGTGATCTCGGATATCAAGACCGTTACCACGTCTTCGCACGAGATCATCCTTTTGTTCGATCTTGACTTCCCGAAGAAGGTATCACGTTCACCACGTTTTTTCTAA
- a CDS encoding OmpA family protein yields the protein MKKTALIFSFVLAAAFSVQAQNRDTETADKLFRRLEYVDAAKEYESLVEKKKGSSYVYKQLAEAYYNMFNPKEAAKWYARIINEPQDAETYFKYAQMLKMNGKYEEANKWMKKFASMAPSDQRAVEFMKNPDYLPKLLDKSKAFNVKTMAINSPESDFGPVLSNDNFLYFTSARNKSRKTYGWNDEPYLDMYQAVRNADGSYAEPTPITGINSKWHDGPATISADGKTMYFSSESFKEKEYVKDRKVKNAKLNRGQVYIYKATKTGDGWGNVKEVPFNNKEYSTGNPSLSKDGKTLYFSSDMPGGFGGSDIWKVSINGDTYGTPENLGKMVNTEGSENFPSITDEGLLYYASNGKPGLGGLDIFVFDTKKPAEATNLGKPVNSEKDDFSFSFNTAQNIGFLASNRSGSDDLYIADPICSVEATVMVTNAKTGQPIDGARVAILDDKKNVIETRNSDSNGAVVYTVECNKSYTVQAMKDGFESGTFGIDKNKGGKVEVPAALNPIDVIVTETEIILKDIFFEYNKSNITPQGAFELDKLVQVLNNNPNMVILVKSHTDNRGSDKYNLDLSDRRAKSTVAYVISKGISKDRISGKGYGESEPKVDCKEACTEEQHAMNRRSEFLIVKK from the coding sequence ATGAAAAAAACAGCACTTATATTCAGTTTTGTGTTAGCTGCCGCATTCTCGGTGCAGGCACAGAACAGAGACACTGAGACGGCCGATAAGCTCTTCCGTCGATTGGAGTATGTGGATGCCGCCAAGGAATACGAATCGTTGGTAGAGAAGAAGAAGGGGAGCAGCTATGTGTACAAGCAACTGGCCGAAGCCTACTACAATATGTTCAACCCGAAGGAAGCAGCCAAGTGGTATGCCCGTATCATCAACGAGCCCCAGGATGCTGAGACGTACTTTAAGTATGCCCAGATGCTGAAGATGAACGGCAAGTATGAAGAGGCCAACAAATGGATGAAGAAGTTCGCCTCGATGGCCCCCTCGGACCAACGTGCGGTGGAGTTCATGAAGAACCCGGACTACCTTCCCAAGCTTCTTGACAAGAGCAAGGCCTTCAACGTAAAGACAATGGCCATCAACAGCCCGGAGTCAGACTTTGGCCCTGTGCTCTCCAATGACAACTTCCTTTACTTCACCTCGGCCCGCAACAAGTCGCGCAAGACCTATGGTTGGAACGATGAGCCGTATCTGGATATGTACCAGGCGGTTCGCAACGCCGATGGCAGCTATGCAGAACCTACCCCTATTACGGGTATCAACAGCAAGTGGCACGACGGCCCGGCTACGATAAGCGCCGATGGCAAGACGATGTACTTCTCCTCGGAGAGCTTCAAGGAAAAGGAATACGTAAAGGACAGAAAGGTAAAGAACGCGAAGCTTAACCGCGGACAGGTCTACATCTACAAAGCCACCAAGACCGGCGACGGCTGGGGCAATGTCAAGGAAGTACCTTTCAACAACAAGGAGTACTCTACCGGCAACCCAAGCCTTTCCAAAGACGGCAAGACGCTGTACTTCTCATCGGATATGCCAGGTGGCTTCGGAGGCTCTGATATCTGGAAGGTATCCATCAACGGCGACACCTACGGCACACCGGAGAACCTGGGCAAGATGGTCAACACCGAAGGCTCGGAGAACTTCCCATCGATTACCGACGAAGGACTGCTGTATTACGCCTCAAACGGCAAACCGGGCCTTGGCGGACTCGACATCTTTGTCTTCGATACCAAGAAACCGGCCGAGGCGACCAATTTAGGCAAGCCGGTCAACAGTGAGAAAGACGACTTCTCCTTCAGCTTCAACACGGCCCAGAACATTGGCTTTTTGGCCTCGAACCGTTCGGGTAGTGACGATCTCTACATCGCCGACCCAATATGTAGCGTAGAGGCCACGGTTATGGTCACCAACGCCAAGACAGGCCAACCGATCGATGGAGCTCGCGTGGCAATCCTCGACGATAAGAAGAACGTGATTGAGACGCGCAACTCCGACTCGAACGGGGCGGTGGTCTATACGGTAGAGTGTAACAAGTCCTACACCGTCCAGGCGATGAAAGACGGCTTTGAGAGCGGCACCTTTGGTATCGACAAGAACAAGGGCGGCAAGGTAGAGGTACCGGCGGCATTGAACCCGATCGATGTGATCGTGACCGAAACCGAAATCATCCTCAAAGACATCTTCTTCGAGTACAACAAGAGCAACATCACCCCGCAGGGCGCTTTCGAACTTGACAAGCTCGTACAGGTGTTGAATAACAACCCGAACATGGTGATACTGGTCAAGTCGCACACCGACAACCGCGGTTCCGACAAATATAACCTCGACCTCTCCGACCGTCGTGCCAAGTCCACGGTGGCGTATGTCATCTCGAAAGGCATCTCCAAAGACCGCATCTCGGGCAAGGGCTATGGCGAGAGCGAGCCGAAGGTCGACTGCAAAGAGGCCTGCACCGAAGAACAACACGCGATGAACCGCCGAAGCGAGTTCCTCATCGTGAAGAAATAA